One part of the Candidatus Kryptoniota bacterium genome encodes these proteins:
- the porU gene encoding type IX secretion system sortase PorU: MKRSIISLLLAIIVLPAYGQQVRVVSESATSTTIEVVPDSIGADTIRTGNTQALNLMFKGAGPEFNMRGDYLRQFVPVLVGVFSRRIQVQVLQTDYRTLVMMPPVRSPRIPGGVKATEISQFLSYDLPYEQRNHLVSRIKVYPFMYDSTAGTYHILQRIVVQVVSVGMSVRNQSVGPDLLLGESLVNYSQVKSAVMSAPSGLMKVVASSVLSQGTWYKFGVSRSGIYKISYLNLKNAGIAVDKIQLSTIRLFNNGGSVLPEDPTTARPTDLVENAIYVYDANGNDKFDQEDFILFYGKSPREWSYNPGNETYSHYLNPYTETNFYFLTFGGAAGKRMTTVQSVHSTSYYTPLTFTCGIAADSELYNIIGSGKEWYGQELQPPSQSFPNSNVALYVNRLYGLDSTRSVTYHVRVVTRSDNSNHFDVFENSTGFKLGTIYGSTVDYSDIEDNYAYSLGPYRYTSTGNIPSQRSALKFVYYSDSPDATGWIDWFEILYQRKFQSLNDFLDFYGPDTSAVAYYSVSGFSSNNMKLFDVSDYANVKLIAPDSTNGGTISFGSQANSGAPSQFMAVGDNGYQSIGGMTAVDNSNLHGNVSGEDLIIVTAPDFISQADQLASFKQSFDGFKTLIVATTSIYNEFGCGIPDPTAIRDFLEYQYKNDQLTPSYVILFGGGSYDYKSRVSATPEFIPPYESDESLYQVGSYSTDDYFVQFAAPLMYAPISMAVGRLPAKSSDDADAMVSKIIEYESKPDFGSWRSLITYIGDDGITTGGAPIEPVHTDNADLLAQNYTPPEFDKRKIYLALYPTVISTQGRRKPDATADIINQVNQGTLILNFVGHGAFNLWSYTHVLEAPVVVPQLTNFSRLSLFVAATCDFAYDDNPQSPSGAELLMTWPQGGAIGVVSSTRVVYSNENAYLNQQLFTDLLARDSVRNAPRIGEAMYLTKQLRYDSNDIKYQYIGDPTVRLGMPKFLGSMDSLNGKSLVQVSQVRALDKLDIKGTIFHPDMTPWSNLSGTGLVTLYDSDKPEYISEWGETYSFQGSILFRGNVSIQNGTFEARAVVPSDISYSNESGKLEIYFQAGGSDGSGYSRNLIVGGTATNVVNNGIPPQISVYLDSRNFRDGDVVSENPTLLVDLHSSNGINLSDVGVGHTLQAIFDNQQSVDLSSYYIGNLNSYQDGTVSFPVTMSLPFGQHSVNVKAFDVFDNEAQASAEFNIQSSEKLSILDLYNYPDPFRAGTSFTFKRSSAGGAGSPVDVTIKVYTLSGRLIKTIRSYGITDDFVKIDWNGLDEDGDRLANGVYFYKVVVSTVDGAYTSEALGKMAVVR, translated from the coding sequence ATGAAGCGCAGTATCATAAGCTTACTCCTGGCGATAATCGTGCTCCCGGCATACGGACAACAAGTTCGTGTTGTTTCGGAGAGCGCGACCTCAACCACAATTGAAGTGGTCCCTGATTCAATAGGGGCGGACACAATCAGGACGGGGAACACGCAGGCACTGAATCTGATGTTCAAAGGAGCCGGGCCGGAATTTAATATGAGAGGCGACTACCTCAGGCAATTCGTACCCGTTCTCGTCGGAGTTTTCTCGCGGCGGATACAGGTACAGGTTCTTCAGACCGACTACAGGACTTTAGTAATGATGCCTCCGGTTCGAAGTCCGAGAATTCCCGGCGGCGTCAAGGCCACTGAAATCTCGCAGTTTCTGTCATACGATTTGCCTTATGAACAGCGAAACCATCTCGTCTCCAGGATCAAAGTATATCCGTTTATGTACGACAGCACAGCCGGTACTTATCACATTCTGCAGAGGATTGTTGTCCAGGTTGTCTCCGTCGGCATGAGTGTAAGAAACCAATCGGTAGGACCCGATCTCCTCCTGGGGGAATCGCTTGTTAACTACAGCCAGGTAAAGAGTGCAGTGATGAGCGCTCCATCGGGCCTTATGAAGGTAGTTGCGTCAAGTGTTTTGTCGCAGGGAACATGGTACAAGTTCGGCGTGTCCCGAAGCGGAATCTATAAGATCAGTTATTTAAACCTGAAAAATGCCGGGATCGCGGTGGACAAGATTCAGCTCAGTACAATACGACTTTTCAATAACGGCGGCTCGGTTCTTCCAGAAGATCCGACTACTGCAAGACCGACCGATCTTGTAGAGAACGCGATCTATGTTTACGATGCGAATGGTAACGACAAATTTGATCAGGAAGATTTTATCTTGTTTTACGGCAAATCACCTCGAGAGTGGAGTTACAATCCTGGAAATGAAACTTATTCGCATTACTTAAACCCTTACACCGAAACGAATTTTTATTTTCTCACTTTCGGCGGGGCAGCCGGAAAAAGAATGACAACCGTTCAAAGCGTACATTCGACTTCTTACTACACCCCATTGACTTTTACATGTGGAATTGCCGCCGACAGCGAGCTGTATAATATTATCGGTTCAGGAAAAGAGTGGTACGGTCAGGAGCTTCAGCCGCCTTCTCAGAGTTTTCCAAACTCGAACGTCGCGCTTTACGTGAACAGGCTCTACGGACTTGACTCTACCAGGAGCGTAACATACCACGTGAGGGTCGTTACGAGGAGCGACAACTCAAATCATTTTGACGTGTTTGAGAATTCGACGGGATTCAAACTCGGCACCATTTACGGTTCGACGGTCGACTATTCCGACATTGAGGACAACTATGCTTACTCACTTGGGCCATATAGATACACTTCAACAGGGAACATTCCTTCGCAGAGAAGCGCACTCAAGTTCGTCTACTACTCAGATTCGCCGGATGCCACCGGTTGGATCGATTGGTTTGAGATTCTCTACCAACGCAAATTCCAATCTCTGAACGACTTTCTGGATTTCTACGGTCCCGATACGTCGGCCGTTGCGTACTACTCGGTCTCCGGATTCTCTTCGAATAACATGAAACTTTTTGATGTTTCCGACTACGCAAACGTGAAATTGATCGCGCCCGATTCAACGAATGGCGGCACGATATCGTTCGGCTCACAGGCGAACTCCGGGGCGCCAAGCCAGTTCATGGCCGTCGGTGATAACGGATATCAGTCGATCGGAGGGATGACCGCCGTCGATAACTCAAACCTTCACGGGAATGTCTCCGGAGAAGACCTGATTATTGTAACTGCGCCCGATTTCATCTCGCAGGCCGACCAGCTGGCCAGTTTCAAACAGAGTTTCGACGGATTCAAAACACTAATAGTCGCAACAACTTCCATATACAACGAATTCGGCTGCGGCATTCCTGACCCTACTGCCATTCGTGATTTTCTGGAGTATCAATACAAGAACGACCAGTTGACTCCTTCATACGTTATCCTGTTTGGCGGAGGGAGCTACGACTACAAGAGCAGGGTCTCGGCGACACCGGAGTTCATCCCGCCGTATGAATCCGATGAATCTCTTTACCAGGTCGGGAGCTACAGCACAGACGATTATTTCGTCCAGTTTGCTGCGCCGCTGATGTATGCTCCCATCTCGATGGCGGTCGGAAGACTTCCCGCAAAGAGCAGCGATGACGCCGACGCGATGGTGAGTAAAATAATAGAGTATGAATCCAAGCCGGATTTCGGAAGCTGGAGGAGCCTCATCACTTACATCGGCGACGACGGCATAACCACAGGAGGTGCACCTATTGAACCGGTGCATACGGATAACGCTGACCTTCTCGCCCAGAATTACACGCCGCCCGAATTCGACAAGAGAAAAATCTACCTTGCACTTTATCCGACAGTTATTTCCACGCAGGGAAGGCGGAAGCCCGACGCAACAGCGGACATTATCAATCAAGTCAACCAGGGGACATTGATACTGAATTTCGTCGGCCACGGCGCTTTCAATCTCTGGTCGTACACTCACGTGCTTGAGGCGCCTGTCGTCGTGCCACAGTTGACCAACTTCTCAAGACTCTCCCTCTTTGTCGCGGCGACGTGCGATTTCGCGTACGATGACAATCCTCAAAGCCCAAGCGGAGCTGAACTCCTCATGACCTGGCCGCAGGGTGGAGCAATCGGAGTGGTCAGCTCAACGCGAGTCGTTTACTCCAACGAGAACGCGTATCTAAACCAGCAGTTGTTTACAGATTTGCTCGCGCGCGATTCGGTGAGAAATGCCCCGAGAATCGGTGAGGCAATGTATCTGACAAAGCAGCTGAGATACGACAGCAACGACATAAAGTATCAATATATCGGTGATCCTACAGTGAGGCTCGGGATGCCGAAGTTTCTCGGATCGATGGACAGCCTGAATGGAAAATCTTTAGTCCAAGTTAGCCAGGTGCGCGCACTCGATAAGCTCGACATCAAAGGAACTATATTCCATCCTGACATGACACCATGGTCAAACCTCTCCGGCACCGGACTGGTGACGTTGTATGACTCTGACAAACCCGAGTATATCTCAGAGTGGGGAGAGACGTATAGTTTCCAGGGCTCGATTCTTTTCCGCGGGAATGTCTCTATCCAGAACGGAACCTTCGAGGCGAGGGCAGTTGTCCCGTCCGACATATCTTACAGTAACGAAAGCGGCAAGCTCGAAATTTATTTCCAGGCAGGCGGATCAGATGGTTCGGGTTATTCAAGAAACTTAATCGTCGGTGGAACAGCAACAAATGTCGTGAACAATGGGATCCCTCCTCAAATTAGCGTTTACCTTGACTCCAGAAATTTCAGAGATGGCGACGTCGTTTCAGAAAACCCCACTCTCCTTGTCGATCTCCACTCTTCGAACGGGATAAACCTCTCCGATGTCGGAGTAGGGCATACCTTGCAGGCGATCTTTGACAATCAGCAGTCGGTGGACCTCTCGTCATACTACATCGGAAATCTAAATTCATATCAGGACGGAACGGTGTCTTTCCCTGTAACAATGTCTCTGCCATTCGGCCAGCACTCCGTGAACGTAAAAGCATTCGATGTATTTGACAACGAAGCACAGGCCAGTGCCGAATTCAACATCCAGTCCTCGGAGAAACTCTCTATTCTGGATCTGTACAATTATCCCGATCCGTTCCGTGCGGGGACTTCGTTCACTTTCAAGAGGTCATCCGCAGGCGGAGCAGGATCGCCGGTCGACGTTACTATAAAAGTCTACACGCTGAGCGGTCGTCTGATCAAGACCATAAGGTCTTACGGGATAACGGACGACTTCGTGAAGATCGACTGGAACGGTCTCGATGAAGATGGCGACCGTCTTGCGAACGGTGTGTACTTTTATAAAGTGGTCGTCTCCACTGTTGATGGTGCGTACACAAGCGAAGCGCTCGGAAAGATGGCTGTTGTACGCTGA
- a CDS encoding Mpo1-like protein, which produces MTDRFESFSGFYPFYLSEHSTLWCRRMHFIGSSFVLVSLSMFLATGQVLWFVAMPVSGYGFAWIGHFYFEKNKPATFKYPIYSLMGDWAMFRDIIVGKVKL; this is translated from the coding sequence ATGACCGATAGGTTCGAGAGTTTCAGCGGGTTCTATCCGTTCTATCTCTCAGAGCACAGTACCCTTTGGTGCAGGAGAATGCATTTCATCGGAAGCTCCTTCGTCCTGGTGTCGCTGTCGATGTTCCTTGCGACAGGCCAAGTCCTTTGGTTTGTTGCGATGCCTGTCTCGGGATACGGGTTCGCGTGGATCGGGCATTTCTATTTCGAAAAGAACAAGCCCGCAACCTTTAAATACCCGATCTACAGCCTTATGGGGGATTGGGCAATGTTCAGAGACATTATTGTGGGAAAAGTGAAGCTTTGA
- a CDS encoding dienelactone hydrolase family protein, giving the protein MRRIFIAAAMLFLFVSYAGAVGIKTMMVRYPSGQDTLTAYLAEPADAGKHPALIVIHEWWGLTDWIKEDAREFASRGYVALAIDLYRGGISATAQDAYKLMMSVPKERGTQDLQAAFDYLAGSESVNPDKIGAIGWCMGGSYSFNAAVELPKLAVCIIDYGNVEADKDVVDKIQCPVLCNFAEMDQTYTPAKGKAFAEEMKAEGKKIDFHVYPGVNHAFMNPNNTTAYNETQTKLAWKNIFAFLDKHLKR; this is encoded by the coding sequence ATGAGGAGGATCTTCATAGCAGCGGCGATGCTGTTTCTGTTCGTTTCGTACGCTGGTGCGGTCGGCATTAAGACGATGATGGTACGCTACCCGAGCGGTCAGGACACACTGACGGCATATCTGGCGGAACCGGCTGACGCAGGAAAACATCCGGCTCTCATCGTCATCCATGAGTGGTGGGGATTGACTGACTGGATTAAAGAAGATGCAAGAGAATTCGCAAGTCGCGGGTACGTCGCGTTGGCGATCGATCTTTACCGCGGAGGAATAAGCGCGACCGCTCAGGACGCTTACAAGCTCATGATGTCCGTCCCGAAGGAGCGCGGCACACAGGATCTCCAGGCCGCATTCGACTACCTCGCCGGATCTGAAAGCGTGAACCCTGATAAGATCGGCGCGATCGGATGGTGCATGGGGGGCTCTTACTCTTTCAATGCTGCAGTCGAACTTCCCAAACTTGCCGTGTGTATCATAGATTACGGGAACGTCGAAGCAGATAAAGATGTCGTGGACAAGATCCAGTGTCCTGTCCTGTGTAATTTTGCCGAGATGGATCAGACTTACACTCCCGCAAAAGGGAAAGCATTTGCCGAAGAGATGAAAGCGGAAGGAAAGAAAATCGATTTCCATGTTTACCCGGGAGTCAACCACGCATTCATGAATCCAAACAATACAACCGCATACAACGAGACACAGACAAAGCTCGCATGGAAAAATATTTTCGCATTCCTCGACAAGCATCTCAAACGCTAG
- a CDS encoding glutaredoxin domain-containing protein, with protein sequence MSGPSGKLKVYTTSWCPDCKVAKTFLELHNVEYEEFNIDTDKEAEAFVMEVSGGRRVIPTFDSDGRIFLNPSMSVLARELNLT encoded by the coding sequence ATGAGCGGGCCATCCGGAAAGTTGAAGGTTTATACGACATCATGGTGTCCGGACTGCAAAGTCGCCAAAACATTCCTTGAGCTTCACAATGTGGAGTATGAGGAATTCAATATCGACACCGACAAAGAAGCCGAGGCATTCGTCATGGAAGTGAGTGGAGGAAGAAGGGTCATCCCGACGTTCGATTCGGACGGGAGGATCTTTCTTAATCCTTCCATGTCCGTTCTCGCCAGGGAGTTGAATCTGACGTAA
- the trxA gene encoding thioredoxin — translation MKPVVVSSQNFDSEVVKSKLPVLVDFWASWCAPCKMIAPIVEELAKEYDGKIKVAKLDVDSNQEVAGAFGIMSIPTLLIFNNGSVADQVVGAVPKSMLVDRISRVLERN, via the coding sequence ATGAAGCCTGTTGTTGTCAGTTCTCAGAATTTCGATAGCGAAGTCGTCAAGAGCAAATTGCCGGTATTGGTGGACTTCTGGGCATCCTGGTGCGCGCCGTGCAAAATGATCGCGCCGATTGTTGAAGAGCTCGCGAAGGAGTATGATGGAAAAATTAAGGTTGCGAAGCTCGATGTCGACTCGAACCAGGAAGTGGCAGGCGCATTCGGAATAATGAGCATCCCCACTCTTCTCATCTTCAACAATGGAAGTGTCGCGGATCAGGTCGTCGGCGCAGTTCCGAAGTCGATGCTGGTCGACAGGATTTCCCGTGTACTCGAACGTAATTGA
- the dnaE gene encoding DNA polymerase III subunit alpha has protein sequence MPQFVHLHNHSHYSLLDGASQIDDMIGRAVEFKMPALALTDHGVLFGAVELYTHAKKAGIKPIIGCEMYVAKGKRIEKNGYNHLTVLAKNYSGYKNLVKLVSLAHLEGYYYKPRIDFELLKEYHEGLIALSGCLSGPVSEPLVNGDFDTALKAARIYKELFGDDFYLEVHSHGLDEEKVVLEGMPKIAAEVGAKLVAVNDGHYLDKEHAIPHNILLNVSQASNGSKDPTELRYKVPEFYFKSADEMERAFKDYSFGPAAIETTLEIAEKCDLKLELKKNLMPRFPIPENAGVSSPEEYFERLALRGLEKRYETITPEIKKRFDHEVGIIKRMGFAGYFLVVQDFINSAREKGVRVGPGRGSAAGSIVSYALGITSVDPLKYGLLFERFLNPERVSMPDIDVDFADNKRDQVINYVREKYGAESVCQIVTFGTLSARAVIKDVGRVLGIPLSTVDSITKQIPVILGRVTPLREAIDTIPELRWVKESNDPKIKQLVEYSLVLEGTNRNVGTHAAGVVIAPDSITEFVPLYKTPSTEVITQYEYKSLEEIGLLKMDFLGLRTLTVIENALDLIKRNHGKEIDLDKIPYDDPKVYELFAAGQTVAVFQFESAKMQEYLKKLKPTIIDDLVAMNALYRPGPMDMIDDFLDRKVGRKPIEYLHPKMERILRPTYGVMVYQEQVMQIASEIAGFTLAQADVMRRAMGKKDKELMAEQKKLFVEGAAKNSVDKKLAGEIFDLINKFASYGFNKSHAVAYSVLAYQTGYLKTYYTAEFLAATLTSDIGDLNKMALLLDECRKQDITVQGPDVNESFSTFTVKDGKLRFGLSAIKNVGVGAAQEIIRAREEGGRFESIFDFVTRVDLRAVNKRALESLVQSGAFDSLGYKRAQLYNSFDTVVQFGQSVQDSKLSNQSSLFDLLDGEQRRLITYPALANMEEWSQGEKLNREKDLLGVYISGHPLLKYEQEYNSFTNVRLGDVTTIEGIGAAKAAGIVVDVRRKIDRKGNTMAFVQLEDFTGKGELIFFSDSFTKYQSILFADSIILVSGKAESNGDSVRIVVNDACLLDEAAGRLTKSIAVSIDSSDRSRELLAAFKKMLGGHSRGNCSIFFSVTNGDSKPKIFKSNMYSVVPNRQLVDALLDLFGSENVKLLS, from the coding sequence ATGCCGCAATTTGTACATCTTCATAATCATTCTCACTACAGTCTGCTTGACGGCGCTTCGCAGATCGACGATATGATCGGACGTGCGGTGGAATTCAAAATGCCCGCGCTCGCGTTGACCGATCACGGGGTCCTTTTCGGAGCGGTTGAATTATACACGCACGCGAAGAAGGCGGGGATAAAACCCATTATCGGCTGTGAGATGTACGTGGCTAAAGGCAAGCGGATTGAGAAGAACGGTTATAACCATCTCACAGTACTTGCGAAGAATTATTCCGGATATAAGAACCTGGTAAAGCTCGTTTCGCTCGCCCATCTTGAAGGTTATTACTACAAACCGAGAATTGACTTCGAACTTTTGAAAGAGTATCACGAAGGTCTTATAGCGCTCAGTGGATGTCTCAGCGGACCCGTCTCCGAACCTCTCGTCAACGGCGATTTCGACACTGCGCTGAAGGCTGCACGTATCTACAAGGAACTCTTCGGGGACGACTTTTATCTGGAAGTTCACAGTCACGGTCTTGATGAGGAGAAGGTCGTCCTGGAAGGAATGCCGAAGATAGCTGCAGAAGTCGGAGCCAAACTGGTCGCGGTGAATGACGGACACTATCTCGACAAGGAGCACGCAATCCCTCACAATATTCTCCTGAACGTCTCTCAGGCAAGCAACGGCTCGAAGGATCCGACAGAACTTCGCTACAAGGTTCCGGAATTTTATTTCAAGAGCGCCGACGAGATGGAGCGAGCATTTAAAGATTATTCTTTCGGGCCGGCCGCAATCGAAACCACACTGGAAATCGCCGAGAAGTGCGACCTCAAACTCGAATTGAAGAAAAATCTAATGCCCCGGTTCCCGATTCCCGAAAACGCCGGCGTGTCGAGTCCCGAAGAGTACTTCGAAAGATTGGCGCTGAGAGGTCTGGAGAAACGGTACGAAACAATAACGCCTGAAATTAAGAAGAGATTCGACCACGAGGTCGGGATCATAAAGCGGATGGGGTTTGCCGGATATTTTCTCGTCGTTCAGGATTTCATAAACAGCGCAAGAGAAAAAGGAGTCAGGGTCGGACCTGGAAGAGGCAGCGCGGCGGGGAGCATTGTCTCGTACGCACTGGGAATCACTAGCGTCGATCCGCTCAAGTACGGTTTGCTCTTTGAGAGATTCCTCAATCCGGAAAGAGTATCAATGCCCGATATCGACGTAGATTTTGCCGATAACAAACGAGACCAGGTTATCAATTACGTCAGGGAAAAATATGGCGCTGAGTCGGTCTGCCAGATAGTGACGTTCGGTACGCTCTCGGCCAGGGCTGTCATCAAAGATGTCGGTCGCGTGCTTGGAATACCTCTTTCGACGGTTGATTCGATAACGAAACAAATACCCGTGATACTCGGCCGCGTCACTCCGCTCCGCGAGGCAATAGACACAATTCCGGAACTTCGCTGGGTAAAGGAAAGCAACGATCCGAAAATCAAACAGCTGGTCGAATACTCGCTGGTTCTCGAAGGGACAAACAGGAATGTCGGTACGCACGCCGCTGGAGTCGTCATAGCTCCTGACAGCATTACCGAATTTGTTCCTCTTTACAAAACACCGTCGACGGAAGTCATAACACAATACGAGTACAAGAGTCTCGAAGAAATCGGTCTGCTCAAGATGGATTTCCTCGGACTCCGGACCCTCACCGTGATTGAAAATGCGCTCGACCTGATCAAGCGCAATCACGGCAAGGAAATCGACCTCGACAAGATTCCGTACGACGATCCGAAAGTGTACGAGCTTTTTGCCGCGGGCCAGACAGTCGCCGTGTTCCAGTTTGAAAGCGCGAAGATGCAGGAGTACCTGAAGAAACTGAAGCCGACAATCATCGACGACCTGGTCGCCATGAATGCGCTATACCGCCCCGGCCCGATGGACATGATAGATGATTTCCTCGACAGAAAAGTCGGGAGGAAGCCGATCGAGTACCTGCACCCGAAGATGGAGCGCATTTTGCGTCCGACATACGGTGTGATGGTCTACCAGGAACAGGTGATGCAGATCGCGAGCGAAATTGCCGGATTCACCCTCGCGCAGGCGGATGTCATGAGACGCGCGATGGGGAAGAAAGACAAAGAGCTGATGGCCGAACAGAAGAAGCTCTTTGTCGAAGGCGCGGCGAAAAATTCTGTCGACAAAAAACTCGCCGGCGAAATATTTGATCTAATAAACAAATTCGCCTCGTACGGATTCAACAAGTCCCACGCTGTTGCCTACTCGGTTCTTGCCTACCAGACTGGTTATCTCAAAACTTACTATACCGCCGAGTTCCTGGCGGCAACTCTGACAAGTGATATCGGCGACTTAAACAAGATGGCGCTTCTTCTCGACGAATGCCGCAAGCAGGACATAACCGTCCAGGGACCCGATGTGAACGAGAGTTTCTCGACGTTTACAGTCAAGGACGGGAAATTGAGATTCGGTCTCAGTGCGATTAAGAATGTCGGTGTCGGGGCAGCACAGGAGATCATTCGGGCGCGGGAAGAGGGCGGGCGGTTCGAATCGATATTCGATTTCGTAACGCGCGTCGATCTGAGGGCGGTTAACAAGCGCGCGCTTGAAAGTCTCGTGCAATCGGGCGCTTTCGATTCGCTCGGTTACAAGCGCGCCCAGCTCTACAATTCGTTCGACACCGTCGTGCAGTTCGGACAATCTGTGCAGGACAGCAAGCTCAGCAACCAGTCGTCGCTTTTCGATTTGCTTGATGGAGAACAAAGGAGACTTATCACGTACCCCGCCCTCGCGAATATGGAAGAGTGGAGCCAGGGCGAAAAGCTTAACCGCGAGAAGGATCTCCTCGGTGTCTATATTTCGGGTCATCCGCTGCTAAAGTATGAGCAGGAATATAATTCCTTCACGAATGTCCGCCTCGGAGATGTTACCACAATCGAGGGGATTGGCGCCGCGAAGGCTGCCGGAATTGTTGTCGACGTCAGAAGAAAAATCGACCGTAAGGGAAACACGATGGCGTTCGTGCAGCTCGAGGATTTTACGGGTAAGGGCGAGCTCATATTCTTTTCGGATTCATTTACAAAGTATCAGAGCATCCTTTTTGCTGATTCAATCATACTTGTGTCGGGCAAGGCGGAATCGAACGGCGACTCAGTGAGGATCGTGGTGAACGACGCCTGTCTTCTGGATGAGGCCGCGGGCCGGTTAACCAAGAGCATCGCCGTATCAATTGACTCGAGCGACCGTTCGCGTGAGCTTCTCGCCGCGTTCAAAAAAATGCTGGGCGGGCATTCACGCGGGAATTGCTCCATATTTTTTAGTGTTACAAATGGTGATTCGAAGCCGAAAATATTCAAGTCGAATATGTACAGCGTCGTGCCCAACAGGCAGCTCGTCGACGCGCTCCTCGATTTGTTCGGCAGCGAAAATGTTAAACTCTTATCTTGA
- a CDS encoding aldehyde dehydrogenase family protein yields MKYKLYIGGKWIETKESAPVINPFDGTVVGDVCQAGESEVDLAIGSAEKAFEVTRKLPSYKRAEILQRVVVRLRDRKEEIARTMTLESGKPIQYTRGEVERAMMTFSVASEEAKRIPGEVVPLDLAIGSEKRWGIVRRYPIGPIASITPFNFPLNLVAHKIAPALAAGNSVVHKSPPQTPITSVLLAEIISDAGVPDGALNVISCDNQVAEKLAADVRLKMLSFTGSPRVGWYLKSKAPKKKVILELGGNAAVIVEPDANFEFAVKRLVAGSFANAGQVCISVQRIYVHESVYEKFRDAFLEETAKVKTGNPLDDDTVVGPMINAMEADRAAKWIDEAKSAGATILIGGRRDGNFIQPTVIEKVPTNAQIYCEEAFAPVAILEKYSDFDEAIKKVNDTKFGLQSGVFTNDARKIFKAFDETQVGGVVINDYPTYRIDNMPYGGIKESGFGREGVRYAIDEMTEPKLLALNII; encoded by the coding sequence ATGAAGTACAAGCTTTACATCGGCGGGAAATGGATAGAGACGAAGGAAAGCGCGCCGGTGATCAACCCGTTTGATGGTACAGTTGTTGGCGATGTCTGTCAGGCAGGCGAATCCGAGGTCGATCTTGCGATCGGATCTGCCGAGAAGGCCTTCGAGGTGACCCGGAAGCTTCCCTCTTACAAACGAGCTGAGATCCTGCAAAGAGTTGTGGTCCGTTTGCGCGATCGAAAAGAAGAAATAGCGCGTACCATGACGCTTGAATCGGGCAAACCCATCCAGTACACCCGCGGCGAAGTGGAAAGGGCTATGATGACGTTCTCCGTGGCGTCTGAAGAGGCGAAACGTATTCCAGGGGAAGTCGTTCCTCTCGATCTCGCGATCGGTTCGGAGAAAAGGTGGGGAATTGTCAGGCGTTATCCGATCGGACCAATCGCGAGCATTACTCCGTTCAATTTTCCTCTAAACCTTGTCGCCCACAAGATCGCTCCGGCTCTGGCGGCCGGAAACAGCGTCGTCCATAAATCTCCTCCTCAAACGCCGATTACTTCGGTCCTCCTTGCCGAAATTATTTCAGACGCAGGAGTTCCTGACGGGGCTCTGAATGTCATTTCGTGCGATAACCAGGTTGCGGAGAAACTCGCTGCAGACGTTCGCCTGAAGATGCTGAGCTTTACTGGAAGTCCGCGCGTCGGTTGGTACTTGAAATCGAAAGCACCCAAGAAGAAAGTGATACTGGAACTCGGCGGAAATGCCGCGGTAATAGTCGAGCCTGACGCGAATTTCGAGTTTGCTGTGAAGCGGCTTGTGGCCGGATCGTTCGCAAACGCAGGACAGGTGTGCATCTCTGTCCAACGGATTTACGTTCATGAATCCGTGTATGAAAAATTCCGTGACGCATTCCTCGAAGAGACCGCAAAGGTGAAAACAGGAAATCCTCTGGACGATGACACGGTGGTAGGTCCGATGATCAATGCGATGGAAGCTGATCGCGCGGCCAAGTGGATTGACGAAGCGAAAAGTGCCGGCGCTACTATACTGATCGGCGGAAGAAGAGACGGAAATTTTATTCAACCCACGGTAATTGAAAAAGTCCCGACAAATGCCCAGATTTATTGCGAGGAAGCGTTTGCACCGGTTGCAATTCTTGAAAAGTATTCGGACTTCGACGAGGCAATAAAAAAAGTGAACGACACGAAATTCGGGCTGCAGTCGGGAGTGTTCACAAACGACGCGAGAAAAATTTTCAAAGCATTCGATGAAACTCAAGTTGGTGGTGTGGTAATAAATGATTATCCGACTTACAGAATCGACAACATGCCTTATGGAGGCATCAAGGAATCCGGTTTCGGTCGCGAGGGCGTGCGATACGCAATCGATGAGATGACTGAACCGAAACTTCTGGCGCTTAATATCATCTAG